Proteins from a single region of Oreochromis niloticus isolate F11D_XX linkage group LG7, O_niloticus_UMD_NMBU, whole genome shotgun sequence:
- the fam185a gene encoding protein FAM185A, translated as MFWGSAGQRGSVGLLRCWSLTVSPKTLTPTRCPLHTPRSLSFSAPLKSPAHEEVKQPLRRWDLAVSPFTTVRAQIGCNISIHPLDPHTYPEADRAFITVHGPDKGQEVSLDRLKVHYDDRGKELLISAETVDSDVSIEMSAPIKSNLFITTQGKGSVQVKNMECDICKVRTEKGNCLLHSVKAHQVEVQSHEGHVTGVGTINGNVVISTGGDSAVDVKKLQGTKMNVSTEHGPLKVKAIYAESTCILSRSGRVNLGHVHGETTVKNMCGDTVIDGSNSFLKVSSDSGGIDVYVGDGGTAELHSQQGAVSVRVPSSLRAGVRLCGTSVDISPEVVLHGVENSMSEGHTTVTGYMNVEPPANQWVKAQADRGSIRLTLQSWFESRRLVS; from the exons ATGTTTTGGGGATCAGCAGGTCAGCGGGGGTCTGTCGGGCTTCTCCGCTGCTGGTCCCTGACGGTCAGCCCCAAGACTCTCACACCCACCCGGTGTCCTCTGCACACTCCACGCTCTCTCTCGTTCTCTGCCCCCCTAAAGTCTCCTGCTCATGAAGAGGTGAAGCAGCCTCTGAGGCGGTGGGATCTGGCGGTGAGCCCCTTCACCACTGTGCGCGCACAGATAGGCTGCAACATATCCATCCACCCGCTGGACCCGCACACCTACCCCGAGGCTGATCGAGCCTTCATAACAGTCCACGGGCCAGACAAGGGGCAGGAAGTCAGTCTGGACCGGTTAAAGGTCCACTATGATGACCGGGGCAAAGAGCTCCTAATATCCGCTGAGACGGTGGACAGCGACGTGTCCATCGAAATGTCTGCACCCATCAAAAGCA ATCTCTTCATTACTACTCAAGGAAAGGGCAGCGTTCAAGTTAAGAACATGGAGTGTGATATCTGCAAGGTGCGAACAGAAAAGGGGAACTGCCTGCTGCACTCTGTCAAG GCTCATCAGGTTGAGGTGCAATCCCACGAAGGGCATGTTACAGGTGTGGGCACAATCAATGGCAACGTGGTCATCAGCACTGGTGGAGACAGT GCAGTGGATGTCAAGAAGCTCCAGGGCACCAAGATGAATGTGTCAACAGAGCACGGCCCTCTGAAGGTCAAAGCCATCTACGCggagtccacctgcatcttatcCCGTTCGGGGAGAGTGAACCTAGGGCACGTACACG GTGAGACTACTGTGAAGAACATGTGTGGAGATACAGTTATAG ATGGTTCAAATAGCTTCCTGAAGGTTTCCTCTGACAGCGGAGGCATCGACGTCTACGTGGGAGACGGTGGCACTGCTGAGCTTCACAGTCAGCAAG GAGCGGTGAGCGTGCGTGTGCCTTCCTCATTAAGAGCTGGGGTGAGGCTTTGTGGGACATCGGTGGATATCAGCCCAGAGGTTGTTCTGCATGGAGTAGAAAACAGCATGTCTGAAGGCCACACCACAGTTACTG GCTACATGAATGTAGAGCCTCCAGCTAATCAGTGGGTTAAAGCTCAAGCAGACAGAGGCTCCATCAGACTGACCCTACAAAGCTGGTTTGAGTCCCGGAGGCTGGTCAGCTGA